The following coding sequences are from one Carassius auratus strain Wakin chromosome 47, ASM336829v1, whole genome shotgun sequence window:
- the aox6 gene encoding aldehyde oxidase 6: MAEQTRSDGLIFYVNGEKITEKNPDPETMLLSFLRKNLRLTGTKYGCGGGGCGACTVMVSRYDPQTKNINHCSVNACLLPVCQLHGAAVTTVEGIGSTKTKLHPVQERIAKAHGSQCGFCTPGMVMSMYALLRNNPQPTIEEVTEGLAGNLCRCTGYRPIVDGYRTFCESENCCQLNGSACNMANGNENGSVEPTENGQPELFSNGDLLPLDPTQDLIFPPELMRLAEGKDQTTQKFCGKRMTWISPGSLDELLQLKADYPQAPLVMGNTNIGLDMKFKGIFHPVIISPTRVPELFKITQKPEGVCVGAGCSMSVLKSVLERSINDFPPESTHMFQALLQQIKLVGGQQIRNVATLGGNIASAYPNSDLTPVLAAGRCTLVALSKDGRRRVPIDKDFFLGFAKTILQPDEIVLSVFIPATRPNEIVHAFRHAPRKESALATVTAGMRVWFNESSNVVKEISIYYGGVGATILSADRACQQILGRPWEEAMLSDAYSALVDEIKLGPSAPGGKVDFRRSLTLSLFFKFNLLVLQYLKEKDVTRGEIPQKMQSAIQPLPKHIQPGYQEFQNVLEGQSAQDPVGRPMMHRTALSQATGEAVYCDDLPRTDGELFLVIVTSSRPHAKITHIDISEALKLPGVVDVITAKDIPGKRFRTFTGYDEELLAVDEVTCVGQMVCAVVADSKAYAKRGAAAVKISYEDLQDRIFTLEEAIEKESFFLPRRQIERGDVEKGLREAEHVYEGEIRIGGQEHFYLETQSFLVIPVGEEKEMKVYLSTQHPTFTQEAVAETLGIPSNRVSCHVKRMGGAFGGKVTKTAILASITAVAAWKTGRAVRCVLERGEDMLITGGRHPVWGKYKVGFMKNGRITAADFQYYANAGNVVDESVLVAEKILLHFDNAYNIPNLRGRSVACKTNLPSNTAFRGFGVPQCMLVVESMIDDVALKLSRLPEEIREINMYKEVSVTHYKMEFDPENLVRCWNECMEKADFRQRRHAIDLFNQQNQFKKRGIAIVPIKYGIGFAEGFLNQAAALVHIYKDGSVLVSHGGTEMGQGIHTKVQQVASRELNIPASLIHISETSTQCVPNTCPSAASFGTDANGMAVKDACEILYNRLEPVRKKNPKGTWQNWITSAFLDKISLSATGYYRGHDLDMDWEKQEGRPYAYFTYAVGCSEVELDCLNGEYRTLRTDIVVDIGRSINPSIDIGQIEGAFMQGLGLYTMEELKFSPSGVLYTRGPGQYKIPSFCDVPLKFNVYLLSNSSNPHAIYSSKGIGEPTLFLGSSVFFAIKDAVTAARKDAGLTGPFQLNSPATPERACLACATRFTKMVAQSESTSGTAQPWALNI; this comes from the exons ATGGCCGAACAAACCAGGAGCGATGGCTTGATTTTCTATGTCAACGGCGAGAAG ATAACTGAGAAGAATCCAGACCCCGAGACTATGTTGCTGTCTTTTCTGAGGAAGAACT tgcGGTTGACAGGCACTAAGTACGGCTGTGGTGGAGGAGGATGTGGAGCCTGTACTGTCATGGTGTCCAGATATGACCCTCAAACCAAGAACATCAA TCATTGTTCTGTCAATGCCTGTCTGCTTCCTGTGTGCCAACTTCACGGAGCAGCTGTGACCACCGTTGAAGGCATTGGAAGCACCAAAACCAAATTACACCCAGTGCAG GAGCGTATAGCCAAGGCTCATGGCTCTCAGTGTGGGTTTTGTACTCCGGGGATGGTGATGTCCATGTACGCATTGCTAAGAAATAACCCACAGCCCACCATAGAGGAAGTGACCGAGGGTCTCGCTG GTAATTTATGCAGATGCACAGGGTACCGTCCCATCGTTGATGGCTACAGAACCTTCTGTGAG AGTGAAAACTGTTGCCAGTTAAATGGCTCCGCATGCAATATGGCGAATGGAAATGAAAACGGATCTGTGGAGCCCACAGagaat GGTCAACCAGAATTATTTAGTAATGGTGACCTGCTTCCCCTCGACCCGACCCAGGATCTGATCTTCCCCCCTGAGCTCATG AGATTGGCAGAGGGCAAGGACCAAACCACTCAGAAGTTTTGTGGGAAGAGAATGACCTGGATCAGCCCTGGATCTCTTGATGAGCTGCTCCAGCTGAAGGCTGATTACCCACAAGCCCCTCTTGTCATGGGCAACACCAACATAG GCCTAGATATGAAGTTCAAGGGTATTTTCCATCCTGTAATAATATCACCAACACGAGTGCCAGAACTGTTCAAGATCACACAAAAACCAGAGg GTGTGTGTGTTGGAGCCGGATGCAGCATGTCGGTTCTGAAGAGTGTGTTGGAGAGAAGTATAAATGATTTTCCGCCGGAGAGTACGCACATGTTTCAGGCTCTGCTGCAGCAGATAAAGCTTGTGGGAGGACAACAGATCCGAAACGTGGCT ACATTGGGCGGCAATATTGCAAGCGCATATCCAAACTCTGACCTGACCCCCGTCTTAGCTGCTGGAAGATGCACTCTAGTGGCACTTTCTAAAG ACGGTCGAAGGAGGGTGCCTATCGATAAAGATTTTTTCCTTGGATTTGCAAAGACAATCCTACAGCCAGATGAGATAGTGTTGTCCGTTTTCATTCCAGCTACAAGGCCG AACGAGATCGTGCATGCCTTCCGACACGCCCCACGTAAGGAGAGCGCTCTAGCTACGGTGACTGCTGGGATGCGTGTTTGGTTCAACGAGAGCTCAAATGTAGTGAAGGAGATCAGTATTTACTACGGAGGAGTGGGAGCCACCATCCTCAGCGCTGACCGCGCATGTCAACAGATTCTAGGAAG GCCTTGGGAGGAGGCGATGTTAAGTGATGCGTACAGCGCGCTGGTTGATGAGATCAAACTTGGGCCATCAGCACCAGGCGGCAAAGTTGATTTCCGCAGATCCCTGACCTTAAGCTTGTTTTTTAAATTCAACCTGCTCGTCCTCCAATATCTGAAGGAAAAA GATGTCACTCGGGGGGAAATACCCCAAAAGATGCAGAGTGCAATTCAACCTCTTCCTAAACATATCCAGCCTGGCTACCAAGAGTTTCAG AATGTCTTGGAGGGTCAGTCGGCTCAAGATCCGGTGGGCCGACCCATGATGCACCGGACAGCTCTTAGTCAAGCTACAGGAGAGGCCGTATACTGTGATGACCTACCGCGAACCGATGGCGAACTTTTCCTTGTGATCGTGACAAGCTCCAGACCACACGCTAAGATCAC TCATATTGACATCAGTGAAGCTCTAAAGCTGCCCGGTGTGGTGGACGTTATCACTGCTAAAGACATACCAGGCAAAAGGTTCAGAACCTTTACAGGATATGACGAAGAACTGCTGGCTGTAGATGAG GTGACATGTGTTGGTCAGATGGTTTGCGCTGTGGTTGCAGATTCCAAAGCATATGCTAAACGTGGGGCAGCAGCAGTGAAGATCAGCTACGAAGATCTGCAGGATCGCATCTTCACTCTGGAG GAGGCTATCGAAAAAGAGTCTTTCTTCCTACCCAGGAGACAGATTGAGCGAGGAGATGTGGAAAAGGGTTTGAGAGAGGCTGAACATGTGTATGAAG GAGAGATTCGGATTGGAGGACAGGAGCATTTCTACTTGGAAACACAGAGTTTTCTGGTCATTCCAGTTGGGGAAGAGAAGGAGATGAAAGTTTATTTGTCCACTCAGCACCCAACATTTACACAG GAGGCAGTAGCTGAGACGCTGGGAATCCCATCCAATCGTGTTTCTTGTCACGTTAAGCGAATGGGTGGAGCCTTTGGAGGCAAGGTCACCAAAACCGCCATTTTGGCCTCCATCACTGCTGTTGCTGCTTGGAA GACTGGACGGGCAGTGCGATGTGTTTTGGAGAGAGGAGAGGACATGTTAATTACCGGAGGACGCCACCCGGTGTGGGGAAAATACAAG GTAGGCTTTATGAAGAACGGGAGGATAACAGCAGCTGATTTCCAGTACTATGCCAACGCTGGAAACGTAGTAGATGAATCCGTATTG GTGGCAGAGAAGATCCTCCTGCATTTTGATAATGCCTATAACATTCCTAACCTGCGTGGCCGATCGGTGGCCTGCAAGACCAACCTGCCCTCCAACACTGCATTCCGAGGGTTCGGTGTGCCCCAGTGCATGCTGGTCGTTGAGAGTATGATCGATGATGTTGCACTCAAACTCAGCCGTCTGCCTGAAGAG ATCAGAGAGATCAACATGTACAAGGAAGTGTCCGTCACTCACTACAAGATGGAGTTTGACCCAGAGAATCTTGTCCGCTGTTGGAACGAGTGTATGGAAAAAGCTGACTTCAGGCAGCGCCGGCACGCCATCGATCTTTTTAATCAGCAGAACCAGTTCAAAAAGAGAGGAATCGCCATTGTGCCTATCAAATATGGCATTGGGTTTGCTGAGGGCTTCCTCAACCAG GCTGCCGCTCTCGTGCATATTTATAAGGATGGGTCTGTGCTAGTGAGCCACGGTGGGACGGAAATGGGCCAAGGCATACACACTAAAGTCCAACAG GTGGCGAGTCGAGAGCTGAATATTCCTGCTTCTTTGATCCACATCTCTGAGACAAGCACACAATGCGTCCCGAATACCTGCCCATCTGCTGCGTCCTTTGGTACAGACGCTAATGGAATGGCTGTGAAG GATGCGTGTGAAATACTATACAACAGACTAGAACCAGTCAGAAAGAAGAATCCCAAGGGAACATGGCAGAACTGG aTTACATCAGCATTTTTGGATAAGATCAGTCTGTCAGCCACAGGATACTACAG aGGTCATGATCTAGACATGGACTGGGAGAAGCAGGAAGGCAGGCCATATGCTTACTTCACTTATGCAGTGGGCTGCAGTGAGGTTGAACTGGACTGTTTGAATGGAGAGTATAGG ACCTTGAGGACAGATATTGTTGTTGACATTGGCCGAAGTATAAATCCATCTATTGACATTGGTCAG ATTGAGGGAGCATTCATGCAGGGTCTGGGTCTCTACACCATGGAGGAGCTCAAGTTTTCTCCATCTGGTGTTCTATACACACGTGGACCAGGCCAGTACAAGATCCCATCCTTCTGTGACGTCCCTCTGAAGTTTAACGTCTACCTTTTATCCAACTCATCCAACCCACACGCCATCTATTCATCAAAG GGAATTGGAGAGCCGACTCTTTTTCTGGGCAGTTCTGTATTCTTCGCTATTAAAGATGCTGTGACTGCAGCTCGAAAAGATGCAGGTTTAACCGGCCCATTCCAGCTGAACAGCCCTGCCACCCCAGAGCGGGCATGTCTGGCCTGTGCCACACGCTTCACAAAGATG GTTGCACAAAGTGAATCAACTTCTGGAACAGCTCAGCCGTGGGCTCTGAACATATGA
- the LOC113064804 gene encoding high choriolytic enzyme 1-like, producing the protein MDTRASLSILLLLFGVSQASPLREESFEEVFVSEPESVDITTRILDSNNGSSEVLIEGDLVFPKTRNALFCFNNNCFWKKNFNNIVEVPCTVSNEFSSFEKSVIANAMSTFHSRTCIRFVARSTQTDYISIENRDGCFSSLGRTGGKQVVSLNRQGCVFHSIVQHELLHALGFYHEQTRSDRDQYVRINWENISPNMAYNFQKQNTNNQNTPYDYGSVMHYGRTAFSIRRGLETITPIPDRTVQIGQMQGMSNIDILRVNKLYGC; encoded by the exons ATGGACACAAGAGCCTCCCTCTccattctgctgctgctgtttggaGTCTCACAGGCGTCTCCTCTCAGG GAGGAAAGTTTTGAAGAAGTGTTTGTGTCTGAGCCAGAAAGTGTGGACATCACTACAAGGATTTTGGACTCCAACAATG GATCTTCTGAAGTCTTGATTGAAGGAGATCTTGTGTTTCCAAAAACCAGAAATGCTCTTTTCTGCTTTAACAACAACTGTTTCTGGAAGAAAAACTTCAATAACATAGTTGAGGTCCCTTGCACAGTGAGCAATGAATTCT CTTCTTTTGAGAAATCAGTGATTGCGAACGCCATGTCCACCTTTCACTCCAGAACCTGCATCCGCTTTGTGGCCAGATCAACTCAGACCGACTACATCAGTATTGAGAACAGAGATGG GTGCTTCTCTTCTCTTGGTAGAACTGGTGGCAAACAGGTGGTCTCCCTCAACAGACAAGGCTGTGTGTTTCACAGCATCGTTCAGCATGAGCTCCTTCATGCCCTGGGCTTCTACCATGAGCAAACCAGGAGCGATCGCGACCAGTACGTCAGGATCAACTGGGAGAACATCTCTCCTAATATGGCCTACAACTTCCAGAAACAAAACACCAACAACCAAAACACTCCATATGACTACGGCTCTGTCATGCACTATGGAAGAACAGCCTTCTCCATCCGTCGTGGCCTGGAAACCATCACTCCAATTCCTGATAGGACGGTGCAAATCGGACAGATGCAAGGAATGTCCAACATCGACATTCTAAGGGTCAACAAGCTGTATGGATGCTGA